The Streptosporangiales bacterium genomic sequence GCCGGCAAGAAGTGGCAACGTACAGAGCTTGGTGATGGCCTCGCGGGCGCTGTTGGCGTGCACCGAGCACATCCCCGGGATGCCGGAGTTGAGCGCGATCAGCAGGTCGAGGCACTCCTCCTGACGCACCTCGCCGACGATGATCCTGGAGGGCCGCATGCGCAGCGCCTCCTTCACCAGGCGCCGCAGCAGGATCTCGCCGCGCCCGTCGAGGTTGGCCTGCCGCGTCTGCATCGGCACCCAGTCGGCCAGGTGGCGCAGCTTGAGCTCGAAGACCTCCTCGCACGTGATCACCCGCTCGCTGGCGGGGATCGCGGCGGCCAGGCAGTTGAGCAGCGTCGTCTTGCCCGCCTGCGTGCCCCCGGACACGATCACGTTGAGGCCGGACGCCACGGCGGCCTCGAGGAACTGCGCGCACTGCGGAGTGAGCGTGCCGAACCCGACGAGCTCGTCGAGCGACGAGGCGGCGACGACGAACTTGCGGATGTTGACGGCCCAGGACTCCCGCGTGACGTCGGGGATGACGACGTGGAGGCGGCTGCCGTCGGGCAGCGCGCTGTCGACGAACGGGCTCGACAGGTCGAGCCGGCGGCCGGAGTTCTTCAGCATGCGTTCGACGAGGTCGCGGACCTGCGCCTCGGTCAACACGGTCGTGGTCAGCTCGCTGCGGCC encodes the following:
- a CDS encoding CpaF family protein, which gives rise to MDAVTVVEDEVRELVRRRGLDPVAEPGLVRSLVDQVVADYGERSLAGGLPRLGDAAGVSRSVFDAVAGFGPLQRYLDDPTVEEVWINEPGRVFVARHGRSELTTTVLTEAQVRDLVERMLKNSGRRLDLSSPFVDSALPDGSRLHVVIPDVTRESWAVNIRKFVVAASSLDELVGFGTLTPQCAQFLEAAVASGLNVIVSGGTQAGKTTLLNCLAAAIPASERVITCEEVFELKLRHLADWVPMQTRQANLDGRGEILLRRLVKEALRMRPSRIIVGEVRQEECLDLLIALNSGIPGMCSVHANSAREAITKLCTLPLLAGENVTHAFVTPTVAGSVDLVVSMALGSGGQRWVREVVAVTSRVEGDVIETADVFVTREGRLVRADGYPPHPDRFERAGHDLRALLAPRRPAPPTGVR